A stretch of the Lineus longissimus chromosome 10, tnLinLong1.2, whole genome shotgun sequence genome encodes the following:
- the LOC135494349 gene encoding uncharacterized protein LOC135494349, translated as MDGTGVERKCTKNFPKPFSLHTIVTEDNYPTYRRRSPQQGGHTHEMTVCRNDFLCDNSFIVPYNPLLSLRYSAHINIEVVHSVQAVKYLYKYITKGQDRIIFSLTADGTQVAVLDEVENYLNARYISARLTWNGSKKQWQRRKRGTKLTNTQHFQTDNVGRIPTISLSPHQSELYHLRTLLHHKAGAQTYEEMRTVNAVECGTFQEACLQLGLITEDKEIHRAMTEACTIRFGDQLRNFFSTLLMYCRPADPNQFWTTWKEELCRDYMYRDKATTLSNYNENEALQHIQNILQRDNLDLATDSHLPIPDATIINTTSTRRIIAEETFDTTLLQESAPQLINTLNPEQRQVFELIMSAVNDNARKIFCLNASGGTGKTYLINVLLTTIRAEGNVALETALSGIAATLLNNGRTLHSRCKIPINLTEHSTCNISNKDATADLLRLAKILIIDEVSMGHIFECLDRSLQDIRDSEHLFGGLIVLFAGDWRQILPVVPHGSRPQIVEATLKKSYLWSSIQTLQLTCNMRTNTQDTTNFPQYLTNIGNGTKTPYPDIGPHTIKVPEHFTQNITSLTDLCNFVFTKLPQNFTQAEWLSSREIIAPTNKAVQEINTFVINRFPGTSVEYKSCDTILENEHQYPLEFINRLNPAGLPPHSLILKMNCCIMLLRNFDPLNGHCNGTRYTITGLHQHIIEAVIATGPHAGKRLFIPRIPMAPSNNTFPFQMQRRSFQFAWHSP; from the exons ATGGATGGGACTGGCGTTGAGAGAAAGTGTACGAAGAACTTTCCCAAACCGTTCTCACTCCACACAATTGTCACTGAAGATAACTACCCCACTTATCGCCGTCGCTCGCCACAACAGGGAGGTCACACTCATGAAATGACAGTTTGCCGCAACGACTTCCTCTGTGACAACTCCTTTATCGTACCCTACAACCCGCTCCTATCACTTCGATATTCAGCGCACATCAACATCGAAGTTGTTCACTCAGTCCAAGCAGTAAAATACTTATACAAGTACATCACAAAAGGCCAAGACCGCATCATCTTCTCCCTGACAGCTGATGGGACACAAGTGGCAGTACTAGATGAAGTCGAAAACTACCTTAACGCACGATACATCTCAGCCA GGCTGACATGGAATGGCAGCAAAAAGCAATGGCAGCGTCGCAAACGAGGCACCAAACTCACCAATACCCAACACTTCCAGACAGACAATGTTGGCCGCATACCAACAATCTCCCTCAGCCCACATCAATCAGAACTATACCACCTTCGAACACTGCTTCACCACAAGGCGGGTGCACAAACATATGAAGAAATGCGTACAGTCAATGCTGTGGAATGCGGAACATTCCAAGAAGCCTGCCTTCAACTTGGACTGATCACCGAAGACAAGGAAATACATCGTGCAATGACAGAGGCCTGCACCATTCGATTTGGGGACCAACTCAGAAACTTCTTCTCCACACTGCTGATGTATTGTCGCCCGGCAGACCCCAATCAATTTTGGACCACCTGGAAAGAAGAATTGTGCCGAGACTACATGTATCGAGACAAAGCCACAACACTATCCAACTACAATGAAAATGAGGCCCTCCAACACATACAAAACATCCTACAAAGAGATAATTTAGACCTAGCTACCGACTCCCACCTACCAATCCCAGACGCCACCATCATCAACACAACAAGCACCAGAAGAATAATAGCAGAAGAAACCTTTGACACTACACTCCTACAAGAATCTGCCCCCCAGCTCATCAACACCCTCAACCCAGAACAAAGACAGGTCTTTGAGTTGATCATGAGTGCAGTGAACGATAACGCCAGGAAGATATTTTGTTTGAATGCAAGTGGCGGCACAGGCAAAACATACCTCATCAATGTCCTACTCACCACCATACGTGCAGAAGGAAACGTAGCTCTTGAAACAGCCTTATCAGGCATTGCAGCAACGCTCCTCAACAACGGTCGCACCCTCCATTCCCGCTGTAAAATCCCTATCAATCTCACTGAACACTCCACCTGCAACATCTCAAACAAAGATGCCACAGCTGACCTCCTCCGTCTGGCCAAAATACTCATCATCGATGAAGTTTCAATGGGACACATCTTCGAATGCCTGGACCGCTCCTTACAAGATATCCGAGACAGTGAACACCTCTTTGGCGGCCTCATTGTACTCTTTGCTGGAGACTGGAGACAGATATTGCCTGTAGTACCCCACGGCAGCCGACCGCAGATAGTAGAGGCTACACTCAAGAAATCATACCTGTGGTCCAGCATTCAAACACTCCAACTCACCTGCAATATGCGAACAAACACACAAGACACCACAAACTTCCCACAATATCTCACAAACATTGGCAATGGTACTAAAACACCCTATCCAGACATTGGCCCACACACCATCAAGGTCCCCGAACACTTCACACAGAACATCACATCTCTCACAGATCTATGCAACTTCGTCTTCACCAAATTACCACAGAACTTCACCCAAGCAGAATGGTTGTCTTCAAGGGAAATTATTGCTCCAACAAATAAGGCTGTGCAAGAAATCAACACCTTCGTCATAAACAGATTTCCAGGTACATCAGTGGAATACAAGAGCTGCGACACCATCCTTGAAAACGAACATCAATACCCATTGGAATTCATCAACCGCTTGAATCCTGCTGGCCTCCCACCGCACAGTCTCATCTTGAAAATGAACTGCTGCATCATGCTCCTGCGCAATTTCGATCCACTCAACGGACATTGTAATGGCACACGCTACACCATAACAGGccttcatcaacacatcattgaaGCTGTCATTGCAACAGGACCCCACGCTGGAAAGAGACTATTCATCCCAAGAATACCAATGGCACCCAGCAACAACACATTCCCCTTCCAAATGCAACGCCGCAGTTTCCAATTCGCCTGGCATTCGCCATAA